Proteins from a genomic interval of Gossypium hirsutum isolate 1008001.06 chromosome A09, Gossypium_hirsutum_v2.1, whole genome shotgun sequence:
- the LOC107928544 gene encoding probable galacturonosyltransferase 7 isoform X2 → MKGGGGGGGVGPAKRRWRFLAVGVLFLVVLSMLVPLGFLLGLHNGFHSAGFVPRPHTTTSGDRSNHVDNLVRKLGPTLPKDILKHYVNEAKNETSSANATRKSQKKKGTPVPPQVVLQPLGKRNISGDGGKAGMKGGIDEGLRLCELQYGSYCIWHEENREDMKDSMVKKLKDQLFVARAYYPSVAKIPAQNALTRDLRQNIQELERILSESTTDADLPPEIQKKSERMEATIAKSKSVTTDCHNVDKKLRQIFDLTEDEANFHMKQSAFLYQLAVQTMPKSQHCLSMRLTVEYFRDDSFDQELPVKYSDPTLQHYVIFSTNVIASTVVINSTVMHARDSMNQVFHVLTNGQNYYAMKHWFLGNTFKDAIVEVLNIDPFIPDFYDKTTPSHLNLPTEFRVSFHGINNASAMHSRTQYISIFSHSHYLLPEIFKNLEKVVVLDDDVVVQQDLSTLWSLNMGQKVMGAIQICSVRLGQVRSYLGESNFHKNSCTWMSGLNVIDLARWRKLGISETYWKLVKEVSKKEGSAALASLLTFQDLIYALDNDWVLSGLGHDYELSTQSIKKAAVLHYNGNMKPWLELGIPKYKVYWRKFLNPENQFLNECNVNP, encoded by the exons ATGAAAGGTGGCGGTGGCGGTGGAGGAGTTGGTCCCGCGAAGCGGCGATGGAGATTTCTGGCCGTTGGCGTTCTTTTCCTTGTGGTCCTCTCGATGCTGGTTCCCCTTGGATTCTTGCTTGGCTTACACAATGGATTTCACTCTGCTg GATTTGTGCCTCGTCCACATACTACAACTTCT GGGGATCGTTCCAACCATGTAGATAACCTTGTGAGAAAATTAGGGCCTACTCTACCAAAG GATATTCTTAAACACTATGTAAATGAAGCTAAAAATGAAACCAGCAGTGCAAATGCCACGCGTAAAAGTCAGAAAAAAAAAG GTACTCCAGTTCCTCCTCAAGTCGTGCTGCAGCCACTCGGCAAAAGAAAT ATTAGTGGAGATGGTGGTAAAGCAGGGATGAAAGGTGGTATTGATGAAGGTTTGAGATTATGTGAGTTGCAATATGGGAGCTACTGCATTTGGCATGAAGAAAATAGGGAAGACATGAAAGATTCCATGGTGAAGAAATTGAAGGACCAGCTTTTTGTAGCCAGGGCATATTATCCTAGTGTTGCAAAAATCCCAGCCCAGAACGCGTTGACTCGTGATCTAAGACAAAATATTCAAGAACTAGAGCGTATCCTTAGTGAAAGTACAACAGATGCTGATCTTCCACCAGA GATTCAAAAGAAGTCAGAAAGGATGGAAGCTACAATAGCCAAATCCAAATCAGTCACTACGGATTGTCATAATGTTGACAAGAAATTGAGACAAATATTTGACCTAACTGAGGATGAAGCTAATTTTCACATGAAGCAGAGTGCATTTCTTTACCAACTTGCTGTCCAGACAATGCCCAAGAGCCAGCACTGCCTGTCTATGAGACTAACTGTCGAATATTTCAGAGACGATTCATTTGATCAAGAGCTGCCTGTGAAATACTCTGATCCCACATTGCAACACTATGTTATATTCTCCACTAATGTCATTGCATCAACAGTTGTAATAAACTCAACTGTTATGCATGCAAGA GACAGTATGAACCAGGTTTTTCATGTGCTGACCAATGGACAGAATTACTATGCAATGAAACATTGGTTCCTCGGGAACACATTTAAGGATGCTATAGTTGAGGTGTTGAATATTGATCCTTTTATTCCAGATTTCTACGATAAAACCACTCCATCTCACCTAAACTTACCTACCGAATTTCGAGTTTCCTTTCATGGCATCAATAACGCATCAGCAATGCATAGCAGAACACAATATATATCTATTTTTTCTCATTCCCATTATCTTCTTCCTGAGATATTCAAAAACTTGGAGAAAGTTGTGGTTCTGGATGATGATGTTGTTGTCCAGCAAGACTTGTCAACACTCTGGAGCCTTAACATGGGACAGAAAGTGATGGGTGCCATCCAAATTTGCTCTGTCAGATTGGGTCAGGTGAGGAGTTATTTGGGGGAAAGCAACTTCCACAAAAACTCGTGCACTTGGATGTCCGGATTGAACGTAATTGATCTGGCCAGGTGGAGAAAGCTTGGCATTTCTGAAACTTACTGGAAGTTGGTGAAAGAG GTCAGCAAGAAGGAGGGATCAGCTGCGCTTGCAAGCTTGCTTACTTTTCAGGACCTAATCTATGCGCTCGACAATGATTGGGTTTTATCAGGACTTGGTCATGACTATGAGCTTAGCACTCAAAGCATCAAGAAAGCTGCAGTGTTACACTATAATGGAAATATGAAACCTTGGCTTGAGCTGGGAATTCCCAAATATAAGGTATACTGGAGAAAGTTTCTAAACCCTGAAAATCAATTTCTAAATGAGTGCAATGTAAATCCATAA
- the LOC107928544 gene encoding probable galacturonosyltransferase 7 isoform X3 produces the protein MKLKMKPAVQMPRVKVRKKKGTPVPPQVVLQPLGKRNISGDGGKAGMKGGIDEGLRLCELQYGSYCIWHEENREDMKDSMVKKLKDQLFVARAYYPSVAKIPAQNALTRDLRQNIQELERILSESTTDADLPPEIQKKSERMEATIAKSKSVTTDCHNVDKKLRQIFDLTEDEANFHMKQSAFLYQLAVQTMPKSQHCLSMRLTVEYFRDDSFDQELPVKYSDPTLQHYVIFSTNVIASTVVINSTVMHARDSMNQVFHVLTNGQNYYAMKHWFLGNTFKDAIVEVLNIDPFIPDFYDKTTPSHLNLPTEFRVSFHGINNASAMHSRTQYISIFSHSHYLLPEIFKNLEKVVVLDDDVVVQQDLSTLWSLNMGQKVMGAIQICSVRLGQVRSYLGESNFHKNSCTWMSGLNVIDLARWRKLGISETYWKLVKEQVSKKEGSAALASLLTFQDLIYALDNDWVLSGLGHDYELSTQSIKKAAVLHYNGNMKPWLELGIPKYKVYWRKFLNPENQFLNECNVNP, from the exons ATGAAGCTAAAAATGAAACCAGCAGTGCAAATGCCACGCGTAAAAGTCAGAAAAAAAAA AGGTACTCCAGTTCCTCCTCAAGTCGTGCTGCAGCCACTCGGCAAAAGAAAT ATTAGTGGAGATGGTGGTAAAGCAGGGATGAAAGGTGGTATTGATGAAGGTTTGAGATTATGTGAGTTGCAATATGGGAGCTACTGCATTTGGCATGAAGAAAATAGGGAAGACATGAAAGATTCCATGGTGAAGAAATTGAAGGACCAGCTTTTTGTAGCCAGGGCATATTATCCTAGTGTTGCAAAAATCCCAGCCCAGAACGCGTTGACTCGTGATCTAAGACAAAATATTCAAGAACTAGAGCGTATCCTTAGTGAAAGTACAACAGATGCTGATCTTCCACCAGA GATTCAAAAGAAGTCAGAAAGGATGGAAGCTACAATAGCCAAATCCAAATCAGTCACTACGGATTGTCATAATGTTGACAAGAAATTGAGACAAATATTTGACCTAACTGAGGATGAAGCTAATTTTCACATGAAGCAGAGTGCATTTCTTTACCAACTTGCTGTCCAGACAATGCCCAAGAGCCAGCACTGCCTGTCTATGAGACTAACTGTCGAATATTTCAGAGACGATTCATTTGATCAAGAGCTGCCTGTGAAATACTCTGATCCCACATTGCAACACTATGTTATATTCTCCACTAATGTCATTGCATCAACAGTTGTAATAAACTCAACTGTTATGCATGCAAGA GACAGTATGAACCAGGTTTTTCATGTGCTGACCAATGGACAGAATTACTATGCAATGAAACATTGGTTCCTCGGGAACACATTTAAGGATGCTATAGTTGAGGTGTTGAATATTGATCCTTTTATTCCAGATTTCTACGATAAAACCACTCCATCTCACCTAAACTTACCTACCGAATTTCGAGTTTCCTTTCATGGCATCAATAACGCATCAGCAATGCATAGCAGAACACAATATATATCTATTTTTTCTCATTCCCATTATCTTCTTCCTGAGATATTCAAAAACTTGGAGAAAGTTGTGGTTCTGGATGATGATGTTGTTGTCCAGCAAGACTTGTCAACACTCTGGAGCCTTAACATGGGACAGAAAGTGATGGGTGCCATCCAAATTTGCTCTGTCAGATTGGGTCAGGTGAGGAGTTATTTGGGGGAAAGCAACTTCCACAAAAACTCGTGCACTTGGATGTCCGGATTGAACGTAATTGATCTGGCCAGGTGGAGAAAGCTTGGCATTTCTGAAACTTACTGGAAGTTGGTGAAAGAG CAGGTCAGCAAGAAGGAGGGATCAGCTGCGCTTGCAAGCTTGCTTACTTTTCAGGACCTAATCTATGCGCTCGACAATGATTGGGTTTTATCAGGACTTGGTCATGACTATGAGCTTAGCACTCAAAGCATCAAGAAAGCTGCAGTGTTACACTATAATGGAAATATGAAACCTTGGCTTGAGCTGGGAATTCCCAAATATAAGGTATACTGGAGAAAGTTTCTAAACCCTGAAAATCAATTTCTAAATGAGTGCAATGTAAATCCATAA
- the LOC107928544 gene encoding probable galacturonosyltransferase 7 isoform X1, whose amino-acid sequence MKGGGGGGGVGPAKRRWRFLAVGVLFLVVLSMLVPLGFLLGLHNGFHSAGFVPRPHTTTSGDRSNHVDNLVRKLGPTLPKDILKHYVNEAKNETSSANATRKSQKKKGTPVPPQVVLQPLGKRNISGDGGKAGMKGGIDEGLRLCELQYGSYCIWHEENREDMKDSMVKKLKDQLFVARAYYPSVAKIPAQNALTRDLRQNIQELERILSESTTDADLPPEIQKKSERMEATIAKSKSVTTDCHNVDKKLRQIFDLTEDEANFHMKQSAFLYQLAVQTMPKSQHCLSMRLTVEYFRDDSFDQELPVKYSDPTLQHYVIFSTNVIASTVVINSTVMHARDSMNQVFHVLTNGQNYYAMKHWFLGNTFKDAIVEVLNIDPFIPDFYDKTTPSHLNLPTEFRVSFHGINNASAMHSRTQYISIFSHSHYLLPEIFKNLEKVVVLDDDVVVQQDLSTLWSLNMGQKVMGAIQICSVRLGQVRSYLGESNFHKNSCTWMSGLNVIDLARWRKLGISETYWKLVKEQVSKKEGSAALASLLTFQDLIYALDNDWVLSGLGHDYELSTQSIKKAAVLHYNGNMKPWLELGIPKYKVYWRKFLNPENQFLNECNVNP is encoded by the exons ATGAAAGGTGGCGGTGGCGGTGGAGGAGTTGGTCCCGCGAAGCGGCGATGGAGATTTCTGGCCGTTGGCGTTCTTTTCCTTGTGGTCCTCTCGATGCTGGTTCCCCTTGGATTCTTGCTTGGCTTACACAATGGATTTCACTCTGCTg GATTTGTGCCTCGTCCACATACTACAACTTCT GGGGATCGTTCCAACCATGTAGATAACCTTGTGAGAAAATTAGGGCCTACTCTACCAAAG GATATTCTTAAACACTATGTAAATGAAGCTAAAAATGAAACCAGCAGTGCAAATGCCACGCGTAAAAGTCAGAAAAAAAAAG GTACTCCAGTTCCTCCTCAAGTCGTGCTGCAGCCACTCGGCAAAAGAAAT ATTAGTGGAGATGGTGGTAAAGCAGGGATGAAAGGTGGTATTGATGAAGGTTTGAGATTATGTGAGTTGCAATATGGGAGCTACTGCATTTGGCATGAAGAAAATAGGGAAGACATGAAAGATTCCATGGTGAAGAAATTGAAGGACCAGCTTTTTGTAGCCAGGGCATATTATCCTAGTGTTGCAAAAATCCCAGCCCAGAACGCGTTGACTCGTGATCTAAGACAAAATATTCAAGAACTAGAGCGTATCCTTAGTGAAAGTACAACAGATGCTGATCTTCCACCAGA GATTCAAAAGAAGTCAGAAAGGATGGAAGCTACAATAGCCAAATCCAAATCAGTCACTACGGATTGTCATAATGTTGACAAGAAATTGAGACAAATATTTGACCTAACTGAGGATGAAGCTAATTTTCACATGAAGCAGAGTGCATTTCTTTACCAACTTGCTGTCCAGACAATGCCCAAGAGCCAGCACTGCCTGTCTATGAGACTAACTGTCGAATATTTCAGAGACGATTCATTTGATCAAGAGCTGCCTGTGAAATACTCTGATCCCACATTGCAACACTATGTTATATTCTCCACTAATGTCATTGCATCAACAGTTGTAATAAACTCAACTGTTATGCATGCAAGA GACAGTATGAACCAGGTTTTTCATGTGCTGACCAATGGACAGAATTACTATGCAATGAAACATTGGTTCCTCGGGAACACATTTAAGGATGCTATAGTTGAGGTGTTGAATATTGATCCTTTTATTCCAGATTTCTACGATAAAACCACTCCATCTCACCTAAACTTACCTACCGAATTTCGAGTTTCCTTTCATGGCATCAATAACGCATCAGCAATGCATAGCAGAACACAATATATATCTATTTTTTCTCATTCCCATTATCTTCTTCCTGAGATATTCAAAAACTTGGAGAAAGTTGTGGTTCTGGATGATGATGTTGTTGTCCAGCAAGACTTGTCAACACTCTGGAGCCTTAACATGGGACAGAAAGTGATGGGTGCCATCCAAATTTGCTCTGTCAGATTGGGTCAGGTGAGGAGTTATTTGGGGGAAAGCAACTTCCACAAAAACTCGTGCACTTGGATGTCCGGATTGAACGTAATTGATCTGGCCAGGTGGAGAAAGCTTGGCATTTCTGAAACTTACTGGAAGTTGGTGAAAGAG CAGGTCAGCAAGAAGGAGGGATCAGCTGCGCTTGCAAGCTTGCTTACTTTTCAGGACCTAATCTATGCGCTCGACAATGATTGGGTTTTATCAGGACTTGGTCATGACTATGAGCTTAGCACTCAAAGCATCAAGAAAGCTGCAGTGTTACACTATAATGGAAATATGAAACCTTGGCTTGAGCTGGGAATTCCCAAATATAAGGTATACTGGAGAAAGTTTCTAAACCCTGAAAATCAATTTCTAAATGAGTGCAATGTAAATCCATAA